Below is a genomic region from Salmo salar chromosome ssa11, Ssal_v3.1, whole genome shotgun sequence.
GGCTACACTATTTAATGATTATTGAATTGATGTCTTAAAATGTCAGATATTGCTTCATTAATAACTTTATCTGACTTTTATATCAAGCTACTTTTGTATTATATAATATTGTCAACAAGATATACGATGCAAATTAGCAGCAATGGTTTACTTTTACTCCAACACAGGGGCGGTTCTGGGGTGGGGGCCAGGGGTGGCCattgcccctgtgacaacaattttggacccccttgtggcccccccctaaatgtggagaatGAAATCATTTTtccataactaatttttgctatggttctttttttacatccgttattagacagtggcaacgcagaacactaatgattatgaacatggtcttttgcctgctaatgcctgcaacgcagtgaagaaaacgatatgacaacaataacgtctaatgtaactgaccactctaacagaacaactggccccagcttgcccccccccccagttgaaatggtctagaactgcCACTGGTCCAACATATCCTCCCACGGACTCCCACGTATAGAATAGGAATAAAAGCTTAGTCACCGACCCCTCTGATTGGCTTAAAGGGTCGGTCTGTCATGTCAGTGCAGTGACCCACTGTGCAAAGGAAATTCCCAGTGCGCTTGCAGGATAAAGCGGGAATGGATCTCACTCACACACCGCGTTCACATTGATGTCGGtggaatataaaaataaaatctgaaaaaTGACGCAATATGCTCTTGGAGGTAAGAAACGTAATTATAATTTTGGTCAGTTCTGTTGTACTTTGAAATTCAAGTTAAGTTGATACGAGTTATGTCCTATTGTGAATTTGCTTGTCTTGTCTTGACAAGCTTAATACTTTATGAAAACCAGATCTCAATTTATTCATTTATAATTCAACTTCTGTTAAGGTGGTGCATAGTTTGCATACTAATAGATACTCAATTTTACGTGGCTTTGTAACTATTATTTGATGAAGACATCGAAGACCAACAGGTTGCAAGTAGAAGGAAATACCAACAGCATGAAGATAATGTCTAATACAGTAACAATGTGGTACACCTTTTAATGGATTTAATTTCAATTTGATTGTGTAAGCTAAAAATCACTAGTGGAAATGTTCTGGTGTAGTTTATATACATCTGGTAATAAATGCATACATGTTGCtatataaaataatgtatgaaatagtatttattttatttggccTTTTTCTGTCTCTTTTTGATATGTAGTGGTTTAGCAGCCCATGTAATGCAAAGAGACACAGGAAATCTGTTGGTCTCTGTTTTAGAATTCATAGAGACCAACAGATTTCCTTGTAGTCATATTAACATAGGAATTAGCTGGCGCAGTTCTTTATATGAGTCATTGCCTTGACTTTAGAGATGTATGTAAACTGGCTAAACAACATCCTCCCTGACCCTGTAATGTCTAATAACACTAGCTTGAATGAAGCATACTGTATTTCATTTGTGGTAACAGACTGCATAACACTTTTTATATTAGGCTAGTAGCTGTCTTATCAATGACTGTGTTTCAGCAATGACTAAAATGGACCCATGCAATAAATTACACCAAGCAATAATATTTTTCCTGATAAGGATCATCGGCTCACTGTCCACAGTAGAGAGCCTTCACGTTTTCCATCCACCATCTGGCCATGATAATGTCTCTGAATGGCTCATGCCCTGGTGGGTCTTGATCAGAGTGATCTCTGGTTCACATTCTCCTTGAAAATAAGTATATTTTCAGAGTTTCTCATTCTCAATCAAACAGATTGGGCCTGATGGATGAGTCATAGTCAGAGACTGTCACAAAGTGTTTACGTTACAGGACAAGTTACTTTTCGGtgcctgaaatggcaccctattctaatTATAGTGCATTGATTCTGactagggccctgatcaaaagtagtgcactaaagaaGTAATAGGGTACCATCCCTTGGTGTCCCAATTACATTGCTTATAAAGCTGTAGTcagtgagatgagatgagagctgATATCGCCTCTTACACATGTACTAAGCCTCAGGAAAGCAGGAAATGTGACTCCACCGCATTCAGTTCAGTCTGCTGCTCTGGTTTAAATCAAAGCCCATAATTTCCATTTCCAAAAGAGGACAATTAGTTAGGATTAGGACCCAAAACATTTCCTGTTTAATCTCATAATGGATGACGGGTGTAGAAACATAATAagttaagggctgtattggcaAATAAACAAGGTAAATAGAATTCTGTTCAATGATTCATAATGAATAGGAACAAATTGATGggggcctctctctcgctctctttttcactctctgTGTTTTTCAGTCACTAATGTAATTGAAACGTAACCCCTCCTGTGTCCAGTCCACCTGCAGATTCTGCTGGCAGTGGGTCTGGCAGTGTTCTGCTTCTGCCTGGTGCTGGGCTGTCTACTGTGTTGGCGGAGAGGGAAGTATCATCCACCAGAGGACAAAGAGGCTGCACTGTCCCCTTCCTCAGCCAGTTGTGAACGGGTCACCGTGACCCTGACCCCATCCTCTGGCACCTTACCCATCAAGCAGCAGTATGAGGAGCTAGACGGGGATGTCCTGGACCTCCCCTCCCCCAATACCAGCTCCTCCCCCTCTGAGGATGACCTCACCGCCCTGCCCTTTGAACCTCGCCCCCGGTCGTCCTCCTCCGAGCTGAGGTCCTCCCCCAGGTCCTGCTTCCCCATGCGTCGCCTCAGCACCCCGAGTGTGTCCTCCTACTCTCACTACAAGCCTTCACGCCATGGCCGTGCCTCCCTGCCCTCTATCTCCAAACTGGGCCTAGTCTCCAAGACCCGTCGGGCGCTGGAACGCCGCTGCACCGTGACCGGTGACAACTTCGTGTACAGCGAACAGAGCCGCCTGACCAGCCCTGGCAGTGCCATGCAGTCTCCTGGCCCTCAGGGGGAGCTGTCCCAGCCACAGTACGGCTCCAGCTCCCTATCCATCCCCACCAAGCCTGCTCCTCTCCTGCACTTCTCCCTGCTCTTCTCCCCGGCACGGGGCACTCTGACCACCAACATCATGGGTCTGTCCGGGGCGACACGGCGGCGCAGTGGGGTGTTCGTACGAGCCAGCCTGCCCCCGCTCTGCCCCTCACTCCAGCAGGGGGCGTCTCGGCGGCTCAGCCTCAGCCCAGAGATACAGTGCCAGAGCCTTGTGCTACAGGTGGGCTCTGTGGAGGAGCTCCGCGCCTTCACCCTCTGGCTGGCTGTGTTCAGCAGGGACTTCTCAGGCCTGAGAGAGACAGCACTGGGGGAGCTGGAGATGCCTTGTGGGGAGATGGACTGGGAGCCAGACACAACTGTCCCCTACACCAGGGAGCTCACCCCCACCAGGAGTAGGCTGAAAATGGTAACACATTTTGCCTGTCATTTTACAAGCCTAGGGCActatcatagaaatagaacaacaacatagatatactgtatagtcattctatttctatgggcactataGCCTCACAATCACTATCTAAACATTTCCCCAGCATCTTAGACCTCTTTTTTCAGTTAACTTTAAGCACAGAAAAACTACACGCACTGGGGCTATGAATAGCCCATATCATGTTTTATCTATGAGGGAATGTGTCAGGCTAATCTAATCAGAATAAGGTCTGGGCCAGCGGCCATTAGCAGTTTTTCCACTGTTGTTGGACATGGTGACATTGTAGTTTGTGACTGGAGAGCAAACATGTGGAGTGCAGTGAGCAGTGTGCCGTGTCCTCTGTGGTGCTGTGGCGGCTGTGCCGGAAGGCATTAGTGACAGCCTGAGCTGGCGAGGGTGTGGGTGAGAGGGACAGAGCTAGGCCTCAGGTGCTGGGCTGAGCGGGCATGGTGATGTATGAATGGACATTATGTAGACACCATGTCTTGTCAGTGGATCTCTGCGTGAGGCTGGGTGGCAGCATGCAGGTGCCTCTGATCTCAGCTACAAGGCACAGAGAGATGTCATGCATACTGCACATGTGAATGTGGGAAACTTCACGTGTATGAAGCTCAATGAGTTATCACCCAATGAGAAAACGAATAGAAGTAGAGAGGTGGTAGCTGATAGGTGGTGTGATTATGTTTTTGTGATCTCTAATGAGGTCAAATGAAAGTTGCCATATTACTGTAATCCGTTAGCATTATAACACTATTGTTGACATGATGTGGGAGGCCAGGGACTGACGTGGCAGGGTTTGGAGCTGGTGCAGAATACCAAGGGACCAAGGTAATGTACCCTCACAGACAGGATGGTCACTTTAGTTTGTGATGTCCAAAATCAATGGGTTCATCAGCCCACTTACAGGTTACTCAGCATTTGACTCtgcaatgtcatgctctagtctGAGGGGACATCGGTGGCCCTTGTCCTGGCTGAgtcacagagatacagacagaggcaGTCAATACCATTATTGGAGTTGGATAAATATGTTAGTGTGTGGTTgtggaatttttgttgttgttgaaaatacTGTGAGTTGAGTGACACAGAGTGGTGTCTCTTGGGAATAATGACTACTgactgagagacagagcaagTGATGTGAATCTCCCTTGTTGGGTGATCTCCCATTAGACTCCACTGGTCTCACAAACACAGGCAGGCTTACAGCTGCATGCTCACTAGGTCTGGGCCCAGGGTGCTTTCGGCTCTGAATAAGCAACTAATGAGATTCATTGTGCTTTTCATGACA
It encodes:
- the LOC106562178 gene encoding synaptotagmin-5-like; its protein translation is MTQYALGVHLQILLAVGLAVFCFCLVLGCLLCWRRGKYHPPEDKEAALSPSSASCERVTVTLTPSSGTLPIKQQYEELDGDVLDLPSPNTSSSPSEDDLTALPFEPRPRSSSSELRSSPRSCFPMRRLSTPSVSSYSHYKPSRHGRASLPSISKLGLVSKTRRALERRCTVTGDNFVYSEQSRLTSPGSAMQSPGPQGELSQPQYGSSSLSIPTKPAPLLHFSLLFSPARGTLTTNIMGLSGATRRRSGVFVRASLPPLCPSLQQGASRRLSLSPEIQCQSLVLQVGSVEELRAFTLWLAVFSRDFSGLRETALGELEMPCGEMDWEPDTTVPYTRELTPTRSRLKMSMSSQETLGRRKSSLCAAPRALGQLFILLQYQTLAHRIKVMVRKAENLAKLSRMPGAADHYVVINLRQDGKVISTKETKGAGGHNAVWNAPFLFDLPLGDITQLPLALEFIIMQGRLYTKGSMLGRVLIGCEAPEAGQGHWRDMCSQGQVETAHWHPITPEVF